One genomic segment of Clostridium saccharoperbutylacetonicum N1-4(HMT) includes these proteins:
- a CDS encoding LacI family DNA-binding transcriptional regulator, which produces MSATISDIARRAKVSPATVSRVLNSSGYVKEDTKQRILTAIKEMNYTPSAIARSLSKSETNTIGIIVPDITNTYFGEIIKGVSEIAEKSNLNIILFNTDNYLEKEIRAINLLKEQRIKGIIMTPGFGEEKFNETYLKTITSLNVPIILVSADIKFTQLNGVFVDNIKGGYDATNLLIKEGHNKIGIMTGLLSSEPTTDMLEGYKKALFDNNIKLNKNYIYHGEFKLEKAYELTKKMLCEDDPPTALFVCSNMMTMGVIKALKEEHKDIPKDLAIVGFNKIDLLDIVGINITYMEDSPLELGRAAMEMLSQIFSDAEMTDIRRMIISPQIIIRGSEKKL; this is translated from the coding sequence ATGTCAGCAACAATAAGTGATATTGCCAGGAGAGCAAAAGTATCTCCAGCAACGGTTTCAAGAGTTTTAAATAGTTCGGGTTATGTAAAAGAAGATACAAAACAAAGAATATTAACGGCAATTAAGGAAATGAACTATACACCAAGTGCAATAGCAAGGAGTTTGTCAAAAAGTGAAACAAATACAATAGGAATTATTGTACCAGACATAACTAATACATATTTTGGTGAAATTATAAAAGGTGTAAGTGAAATTGCCGAAAAAAGTAATTTGAATATAATTTTATTTAATACAGATAATTATCTAGAAAAAGAAATAAGAGCCATTAATTTATTAAAAGAGCAAAGAATTAAAGGGATTATTATGACTCCAGGTTTTGGAGAAGAAAAATTTAATGAAACGTATTTAAAAACAATAACTTCACTTAATGTTCCAATAATATTAGTTTCTGCAGATATTAAATTTACTCAGTTAAATGGAGTTTTTGTAGATAATATTAAAGGTGGATATGATGCAACGAATTTGTTGATTAAAGAAGGCCATAATAAAATTGGAATTATGACTGGATTATTAAGTTCTGAACCCACAACTGATATGTTGGAAGGGTATAAAAAAGCACTATTTGATAATAATATAAAATTGAATAAAAATTACATATATCATGGAGAGTTTAAACTGGAAAAAGCATATGAATTAACAAAGAAAATGCTTTGTGAAGACGATCCTCCTACAGCACTATTTGTTTGTAGTAATATGATGACAATGGGAGTAATAAAAGCATTAAAAGAGGAACATAAGGATATTCCTAAGGATTTAGCCATAGTGGGTTTCAACAAAATTGACTTATTAGACATTGTAGGAATAAATATCACATATATGGAAGATAGTCCGCTTGAGCTAGGAAGAGCAGCAATGGAGATGCTCAGTCAGATTTTTAGCGATGCAGAAATGACAGACATAAGAAGGATGATTATTTCACCTCAAATAATAATTCGAGGGTCAGAAAAGAAGCTGTAA